TGGGGTTAAACCCTTCTGAGATTATCTGGGTATCCTTGAATTAGGTATGACTAGTTGTTTTACATAATTAGGGTGCTGATAGCTTGCACGAATCCAGTGATGCTGTGGAATCCGTGAAATCGAGCGACAATATAGTTGCGATTTTAGGATCAGTTGACTTTGTTACAGATGGTCAAAGAGTTTTCGGTTCGCATAACGGAGTTCCGATAATGCAAAAGATAACGGCGAGCGGATGTTCAGTCACTACTCCGATTGCTGCTTTTGTTGCAATCGACCCAGCACATGCTTTTGAAGCCACGACATCTGCATTTTCTGTATTTGGTTTGACCGGCGACATCGGAATGGAATTGGCAAAAGGTTCGACGTCACTAAGAGTGCATCTGATTGATTCCCTCCATAGCCTCGATCAAGACATTGTTCTTGAAGAATTGTGATGTGTGTGTTTTTTTATacaggagggagagagagagagagagagagagagagagagagagaggtaggaccccttgcatattaaattttatttatttattatttatttttaaaaaaagtaatacaaaacctcataaatggtccctgggtagtgaaatgacaaaaataccccttacttaacggctaaatggtaactgagtgagccggaaggaccaaatattaaaagttttgaaactatagggaccatctgtgaggttttttgaacttagggactaaacttgatattttcaaaaacctcagggaccatttttgaagttttgtctaaatGTTATAATTCATACATATAGTTTAACATATGTGTTTGTACACGCATGATATACGTCTAAAATATTTACGAGATTTATAACATTTCTAAATCATTACAACATAAGCATGTCATGATAAAATTAGTCTATAACATATTGTTTTAACATAATATTAATTATAATTAGATATACGTTTTTGTAAACATATTTCGTAACCGATAAATATGTTTCATaagtattctcccccaaaataaTAAAAACGTTAAAAATGGGCCGTAATAACTCACTTTTTGTAGTATGAAACTTGTCGTGAGAAACCGTTACATGACG
The genomic region above belongs to Lactuca sativa cultivar Salinas chromosome 4, Lsat_Salinas_v11, whole genome shotgun sequence and contains:
- the LOC128133551 gene encoding hydroxyethylthiazole kinase-like, whose product is MLLAVAAATQTILGCSGHHQSPPSPPITSGCGFPLRAKDEGADSLHESSDAVESVKSSDNIVAILGSVDFVTDGQRVFGSHNGVPIMQKITASGCSVTTPIAAFVAIDPAHAFEATTSAFSVFGLTGDIGMELAKGSTSLRVHLIDSLHSLDQDIVLEEL